The Synechocystis sp. PCC 6714 genome includes the window CTCTATGAACCGGAAGGAGGCAGGATTTTGGTGGATGGCCTCGACATTGGCAAAGTGGAACTCTATTCCCTTCGCCGTCAAGTGGGGGTGGTGCCGCAGGAAACCCTACTGTTTGAGGGCACAGTGCAGGAAAATATTGCCCTCACTAACCCAGACGCGACCACGGAACAGATTATTGCGGCGGCTAAAGTCGCCTCTGCCCACGAGTTTATTATGACTTTACCCAACGGTTACAACACCAGGGTAGGGGAACGGGGAGCTACCCTGTCTGGGGGACAGCGGCAACGGATTGCCATCGCCAGATCGGTGTTACAGCGGCCCAGAATTCTAGTTTTGGACGAAGCCACCAGTGCCCTGGACTATATTACCGAACAGCAGGTTTGCATTAACCTAGGAGATGCGTTTAGGGAACACACGGTTTTCTTCATTACCCATCGCCTCAGCTCCGTCCGGAGCGCCGATGTAATCGTTATGATGGATCAAGGTTCCGTTGTGGAACAAGGTAGTCACGACGAATTAATCGCCCTCAAAGGCAGATACTACTACCTCTATCAACAACAGGGGGCCGGCGGTGACGATGTCTAAGGCGTTGTCTAAACTTTGTGAATTTTTATCAACTGGTCTGGCCATTGCTTGCCATTTGTTTTACAACCTTGTCTATGTGACTAGCATTAATAAACTCCTCGCCTAATCACCTTTTCCCTTGTTCATCACCCTGGCGATCGCCTCTAGAACCTATGAATAGCCCTATCCAAGAAAATGCTACCCAACGGAACGGCCACAGCCCCAAAACCATGGATGCAGGCACCTTGGCCGACGTAAAAGAACAGGAAAAGGCTGCCAAAACTCCCGTTCCCCTCACTTCCAACTCCTCCCTATTCCAGCCAGAACAAGCCATCGTCATGCGCCAGTCCCCCATGTGGGCCCGGGGCATTGCCATTGCTATTATGGGGGTGACCGTGGTAGCGGTGACTTGGGCTTCCATTGCCACCATTGAACAAGTAATACCCGCCACTGGACAATTAAAACCCATTGAGACGGTGAAGGACATTAATGCTCCCTTAAACGGGGTGGTCAAGGAAGTATTAGTGGAAAATAACCGCAAAGTTAAAAAAGGTGAAGTGCTGGTGGTTATGGATTCCAGCAGCACCCAAGCAGAGTTGACGGCCGCCCAAAATATCCGCGCCAAAATCCTCCAGGAAAATGCCTTTTACCGCACCCTGTTACAGAACGGCCTAGAAGGTAGCGCGTTACAGAATGCAGTTACCCAACTCAACTTACCTTGGGAAGTGGTGGCTCTAGCCAATAACCGGGTGGCGTTAATCAATGAAAATGAACTATATCGCCTACAGTTGGGACTGAGGAACGGTGGAGGTAATTTAAATGCAGAACAGCTTTCCCGCCTAGAAATGGCCCGCTTTGAATTGGGCAGTCGTGTGACCGCCGCTGAACTGGAAATTCGCCAAATCGAGAAACAACTACAGCAGGCCAGTTCCCAATTAAGGTCGGAAAGAACTCAGCTTCAGGAAGACCAAAAAATCCTGACAGGTTTATTGGGACGCAACGAAGCGGCCCTGGTGGAAGCAGAAAAAAGTTTGGCCATTGAGGCGGGCATTGTCAACAGTATGACCCCTCTGCTGGAAGAAGGTGCTTTAGCTAGGTTGCAGGTGGAAAAACAGCAACAGTCCCTCAATGACAGAACTCAGCAATTAATCGAACAAAAAGTTAACACGGTGGTGGAAGTTGATCGCCAGAAACAGCAAATTGAGTCCCGCCAAGCGGAAATTCAGCGACTGGAAACGGAACAAACTCGACTCCAATCTCTGATCTCCCAGGCCCAAGCCCGTCTGGCCAATACCAGCGCTGTCACCGACAAAGACATCTACGATCGCCTGGCGGATAACAACAAAAGGTTAGCGGAAATCGATAGCCAGATCACCAAAATCATTGTTGATAACGACAAACGTTTGAATGAATTGAACGGACAAATCGAAAGGGCCAAGGTCAATCTGGGTTATCAAGAAATTACATCGCCGGTGGATGGAGTCGTATTTGATCTCAAAGCTACCCCTGGTTACGTGACCCCCCCCAACCAAACCGAACCGTTAATGAAAATCATCCCCACGGATAACTTAATTGCTGAGGTGGATGTTACCAACAAAGATATTGGCTTTGTCCGCACTGGTATGCCCGTCGATGTACGCATCGACTCTTTCCCCTACAGCGAATTTGGCGGAGTGAATGGGGAAGTGGAATACGTTGGCTCCGATGCCCTACCCCCCGATCAGACCTATCAGTTTTATCGTTTCCCTGTCCGGGTCAAGCTCGATAGCCAGGAATTGGTCAGTCAAGGGCGGGAAATTCCCCTCCAGTCGGGTATGTCCGTCACTGCCAACATCAGAGTGCGGGAAAAACGCACCGTGATGAGTATTTTTACCGAGTTATTCACTAAGAAAATTGAGAGCTTGGAAACCGTTCGTTAGTTTTCCAGTTTTTGCCCCCGTGATATCGGACAGTCCTCCGATGCCACAATAGCGATAATTTGGCTACACTAGGGCTAGTTTTTATCCCTATCCACCATGGTCAAACGACGCAAGTTAATTTCCTACGCCGCTTTTAGCACGGCGATCGCCGTCATCACTGGTTGTTTTGGCGGTAATAGTAGTAATGGCCAGGGGCAAACGGTCAACGTTGGTACTATGGCGGATCTCAAAGCCAAGGGACAACTCAAGGGCAATACCCCCAAAGGTCCCGTGATGGTGGTGCCCAACGGTAATAGCGGTCAGATTAGTGCGGTTAATCCCACCTGTACCCATAATGGCTGTCAGGTGGACTGGAAAAAGGCCAACGGTAAATTTGTCTGTCCCTGCCACGGAGCGGAATTTGCGGCCACGGGTAAGGTGCTGAAAGGCCCGGCCACCAAGGACTTACCCACCTATGCTACCCAGGTTAGCGGCAACAACATTCTGGTCAAAGCCTAGTTTTTTACTTACCCAAATCCATGGCGCGGGAACACCCCCGGATTTATCCGTGGGGAGTGTCAACCAAATATCTAACCTAGCTATCTGTCCCTTCCCCCTCTAATTCCACTAGGTAACTACCCCATTTTTCCTGGTTGGTGCGGGGGTCAATGTCTTTTTTTAACAACCGCCAACTTTTGCCTTCACTCTGCCGTTGCAGGTAAAGCTCAAAGGGGTTTTGCTTTTGGATAACCGTTTGACGGGGCAAAATTAGTTTTAAGTCATATCCCCCAGCGAGGTGATAGGCCGGTAAATTATCCACGGCGATCGCCTCGATTTTTTTTACGTTGATTTTGCTAATTTCAAAATCCGGGGTCGGGGCGTTTAAATGTTGGCTTAGGGCAGTTTGGGTACGATTAAGTTGGAAATTAATTGCCTGCTGTACCACCGCACCGTCAGGGGCAAATTCCAAAGGGGGCGGGGCATTTTGACAGGCATTTAGACAGAAGCAAATTAGGCCAAGGCTCAGTAAACCAAGCAATTGACGTTGACAGGAATTGATTAAGTTAACGCTAAAGTCTTGCCAGGCTGGAAGGATTTGCTTGCCCAAAAGTAATTTTTGCATAAACAATTAATCAGTAATTAATCAGCACCCTTTAATTGTTGTAGTTTCCCCAATACCTTTTCTACATGGCCCTTAACCCGGACATTAGGCCAAATGTGGGCAATATGCCCTTCGGGATTGATTAAAAAAGTGGAGCGAATAATGCCTTCATACTCTTTGCCCATAAACTTTTTTGGTCCCCAAGCGCCATAGGCTAGAGCTAATTGATGGTCCGGGTCACTGAGTAACTGAATAGTTAATTTATGCTTGTCGATGAATTTGCAATGGCTGGCGGACGAATCGGGACTAACCCCCACAATTACAGCATCCATGGCCGCAAATTCTGGTAACTTTTCGCTGAAATCCACTGCTTCGGTGGTGCAACCGGGGGTATTGTCCTTGGGGTAAAAATAAAGCACTAGCCACTGTCCCAAAAAATCAGCAGAGGAAACTATTTTACCCTCGGCATTGGGGGCGGAGAAAGCTGGGGCCGGTTGATTAATTTCTAAGGCAGTGGCCATGTCTAAAAATATTTCAATGGAAATGGTTTTGCGAATTTTTACGAGGCTGATGATTATTGCTTAAAATTTGACCTTAATGGTCTTAATTTACTTGATATGTAAAGGAATCAAAATCAGGGGCAAAATGGCGATCGCCAGGAGAAGGAAAGAGCCAACCCAGCTGGCCAAGCGATGGGAATCTGGGGTAATGGAAAAACCGAGTAGCTGGTCAATGCGGGCCAGTAAGCGGTCTTGCTGACCGGAGAAGGGCACTGCCAAAGGAATAGGATTAGCAAGCATAGAATTTTGGGCCACTAGGGCCAGGGCTTCCGCCAGCACTAGGGGATCACAGTTTTTTGCTCCATGGCGATCGGCTCGACATTCCCTTTGCCAAAGTAATTCCTGCCATAAGGATTCCGTTTCCGGTAACCAAAAAGTTAGGCGACGTAAACAGCCCAACCAGAAAAATGTCCAGGTATCCCGGTAAAAACGATGGGCATTTTCATGGGCTAAGACCGCATTTACCTGTTCCGGAGACAGTAATTTCAGCAACCCCTGACTTACCACCAGCTCCGGTGACCATAGTCCCACCTGAGCGCTGTAGGGAAAAGGAGTATCCAAAAGACGGATTTTTTGTCCTTGCCAATCGGCCAAGGGATGAATTTTTACCGCCGCTAAAGTTTGCCAAGTTTGCCAGGCAAGGTGGGCAACACACACTGCCGTCCAGAACAAAAATAGCCAAGCCAGAAAGTGACTGCCCATGCTAGCGGGTAAGCCAAACATCCAACCACAGCCCATCCAGGCGATCGCCATGCTAGTGCTAATCAACAGTAGGGGAGGAAGGGCAAAAAAGGCTAACGCTATGGACCAAGATAATCCGCCCGGCCAACAACGGATGGCCCAACGCAAGCCAAAGGCAATTAAAACTGCAATGGCAAATAAAATACTGTGCATTATTTCTCCTCCTGTCGCTGTTGCCGGGCCGCTCGCAAACGATCGGCGATCGCCGTTAACTGGTCAATGCTGGCGGTATCTAAACTATCAGCGAAAGCGGCCACCACATCCGGGTTACTAATGGCCAAAAATTGCTGCAACTGCTCATAGGACTGTACTGCCTTAGCCTGCTCCGCACTCACCCTTGCTGTCCAAATGAAAGCCTTGCCTTGGCGATGGCACACTAACCAACCCTTTTTGGTGAGTCGATTTAGCACTGTTGTCACCGATGAATAGGCTAATTCTCGGTCAGGGTCACTCAAAATGCGATCATGGATATCTTTCACCGTGGCCTGTCCCAATTGCCAAAGGATTTGCAAAATTTCCTGCTCCAGGGGGCCCAGGGACAACTGTTGGGGACGGTAGGGGGGAATCCAGCTCATGGGGAGGGGGAAATACTAATTCTTTTTGGAGGGAGTAACTCCCACCACTAATCCTAACTTCCCTCCGCAAGAAAATAAGCTAATGAAAGCAGAAATATCTCTGGACTTAACTGGTTGTTACGATAGGGGGCGGACTGGACGGAATAAATGGCTATGGTCGGGATGATAAAGCCGCGATCGCCGGGGTAAATCAGTCTTTAAAGCTGGGCTAATCAGGTACAGGGTGGTGCGGATTAAATTTTCCCGCAAACTTAAGGCCGCCATTTCTGCCAGGGGCACTAACCAAATCTTTTCATCGGGCCAACCCACTCGAAAGCAAACGGCTACGGGAGTATCGGCGGGATAATGCTCTAACAATTGGTTCTGAGCTTTTTCCACATGGCGAGCAGCTAGGTATAGCCCCAAACTGGCCTGATGGTAGGCCAAACTCGCTAATTCTTCCCTTTCTGGCACCGCCGAAGCAGCCCCACTAATGCGGGTCAACACAATGGTTTGCACTACATCAGGCACCGTAAGTTCACAGTTTAAAATCGCCGCCGCCGCCTGAAATGCACTAATACCCGGCACACAAACAAAGGGAATATCCGCTTCCCCCAGGGCTTGCATTTGCTCGTGGATGGCGCTGTAGAGGGTCAGATCACCGGAATGGAGCCGCACCACAATTTTTCCTTGGCGCACCGCTGTGATCATCAAGGGCAGAATGGTTTCCAATGTCTTACTCCCGGTAGCAATACATTCCGCCTGGGGTCTGACATCCGCTAACATTTGCTTGGGCACCAGGGAATCGGCATAGAGGACTAAGTCCGCCGCCTGGAGGAGCTTTTGTCCCTTGATGGTCAATAAATCCGGATCACCGGGGCCCGCCCCAACAAAATAAACCGCTGGAGAAAAAGAAGAGTTTTGTGAATCCATGAAGACGTTCTTATAAAAATTATCTGGGAGGTATAAGAAAAACAAATTGTATTTATCGATAACTATAAATTGCGTAAAATTTTCACAATTAAGACCATTTTAAATATTTAGTTTAAATACCTAAATTGTCATTTTCGCTTTTATTATCATAGAAAATTTTATTATTGGTCTTTGTTGAATTCCTAATGAACATTTTTTGCCCATTTAAACTTTTGTTATTTCGCTCTGATTTAATATGAGTAAAATGCCGGAAGCGTATTATTTTTTTTGCCACTTTTTGAATCTGGGATTCTGTAACTTCTACCGTGTCATTCGGAATTAATCCCTCAATGCTGTAACCATCTTCTTGACCATTTAAACCCGAATAATGCTCAACCACAACACCAGTTTGATACCGGGTCAAACCATACTCAGGAATATCTTCCGTTAACATTACTTTTGAAAAGAGTGGGTAAATCATATTGCTATACGAAGTTATGCGGGTAAGAGAGTGACAAGGCGAGTATCGGTCTCTGTAACAATCCAAATAGTCTTCACATTGAGACACTTACCGTTAGGACCTTTGAGAAAACCAATAATTTCATATTTTTGACCAAATTGGGTTTTCCCAGTGGGGATGGCGTCCAAGGTTAGAATTTGTTGGCGTAGATCCTGCTCCAATTGACGCCAGTTACTTCGAGTATAACCAGCTCTGGCTAAATATTGAGACTTATCGTCCTTTGGCAGTCGCTTCAGCAAATAATCAGTTAACTTTTCCTGGGTGATAATCGAATCTTGAGCCAGTTTCACTCAAACAATTCCTTTGGCATTTCCATGAATAAATTCCACATTTAGATCAAACCCATTTCCTGCAGGTTTTTCCTAAGCCTTTCTGCTTCCGGGGACTGTCGTTGTTCGTAAAGAGCGATCGCCTGTTGAAAAGCATCGACACTTTCTTGGATTAGGCCAGCTTTAAAACTAGTGACAGCTAAGTTTTGATAGGCTTCTGCATAATCTGGTTGCAGACCAATGGCCTGTTGATAACCCTTGATCGCTTCAATTAAGTTTCCTTGGGCTTTGTAAATCATGGCCAAGTTGAAAAAGGCGATCGCCTGGGACGGATCGATGTGAATTACTGTTTGATAAATTTTCACTGCTTCTGCTAACTCGCCCAAGTCTTGTAAAAAAGCGCCATAGTTAATTAAAGCGCCCAATTTTAAAGGTAATAAAATTTCCTCATCGAGGGCCTTTTCGTAATGCTTGCGGGCCAGTTCCCACTTTTGTTGACGGCGGTAAGCGTTGGCCAAATGGTAATGCAATTCAAACCTAACGGGGGCAGAAGCGGTATTGCGTTTTAATCCCTGTTTGAGTAGTTTCACTCCCTCTTTTTCGTCCCCAAGACTGCAATATAAAGCTCCTAGCTTACTAGAGAGGTAAGGATCCTGGGGATTGTCCTCCATGGCCTTTTCCAGCAAGTTTTTAGCCCGCTGGGTTTTACTCCGTTGTTTAAGCAAAGTGGGGCTATAACCCTGGTGCAAAATGGCCACCCCGGGTAGATCGATCACTTGCCAATCCGGTTCCTGGGCTAATAACGCCAACACACTGTCATCAATGGTTTCATGGTAAGCACGGTTAAATCGCACCGCCGGATGGCGACGAAATAGTCGGGATACCAAGGAATAGGGAGATTGATTACTGCCTAGTTCATGGCGCATTAGGTTCACCACTAGGGCATTGTCCATGGCGATCGCCTTTTCGATCCCATCTTTTATCAGAGTGTTTAATCGTTCGTCAGCGTCGAGTACTAATACCCAATCGCCGCTGGTGGCCGCTAGGACTTGATTGCGGGCTAGGGCAAAATCATCTTCCCAGGGAACTGTGATCACTTTGGCCCCCGCCTGGGTGGCGATCGCCACTGTGTTATCCGTTGAGCCCGTATCTGCTATGACTATTTCGTCCACTAAATCCGCCACACTGGCCAGGCAATCCCCCAGGAAAGCGGCTTCGTTTTGAACAATCATGCAGAGGCTAAGGCGAGGCATAGGCACTTGGGCGCAATGGGCAAAAGGTCAGTCAATCATCGTAACCGAATTGTCCGGTAAGATGGGTGTGATTTCCAATCAAAATAGTCCTTTAGAGTTGGACTGGGACTAAACGGGGAACTTTTGGCCCCGGCGCTGGACTGATCAAATTAAATCCAAACAACAAAGACTAAACTTACTAGCAATTAACTGAGGAGGTTGAGGGTGGTGGACTGGAAAGTTCGGGCTATTAGGGGTGCAACAACGGTTTCGGAAAATACCTCTGAGGCAATCCGAGATGCGGTCTGTGAGCTACTGGATGCCATTGAAGCGAATAATGCCTGTCCCCCCGAAGACATTGTCAGCGTGACTTTTTCCGTTACCCCTGACCTCGATGCTATTTTTCCGGCGGCGATCGCCAGGCAGAGGCCCCGCTGGGAAAATGTGCCCCTGTTAGATGTGCAGCAAATGTACGTAAAAGGCAGCTTAGAGCGTTGCATTCGGGTTCTGATCCACGTCAATAGTCAAAGCCCCCAGTCCGAGATGTACCATGCCTATCTACGGCAAGCCCGGAGTTTACGCCCCGACTGGCATCTGGCCCGATTTTAAGGCCTTAATTTTGAGCACTGGATTTGATCAGATTATATTAAATAATGGTACAAAATTAACTGGGGTTAATTGTCCCATGGACTCCAATGTTAACTGACTGGGTTGGGGGAATCTGCTTCGGCGATCATTTCCTGTTTAATCACCTTGTAGTTCCAGAAACCAAAGATTAGCCAAAAAGCTAATAAACCAGAGGTAGAAATTAACATCGGAACTAAGCCAAATTGTCGGATCAAAGTGGGGGCCGCCGCTGTAAATAATCCTCCCCCCACAATGGGTTCAAAAAATAATTGCTTATAGGCAAAACTTTCAAAAGCGCCGGTACGGTTATGGGGATCCACCATTTTGATCAGTAAAATCCCTGTGGCAGTAACTCCCATGGATTGCCCCATGTCACCAATGCCCCTTTCAAACCAGTAGCTGGGCAAAATTCTTGGTGCCAGGTAAACAAATGCCAAAATATTCCAAACAATTCCCACTAAGGATAAACTCAGAAAAACTGGTAAATTGTTGCCTAAAACTTGCAGTTTAATAGAAGCCAAAGCAGTTATCACCACTAAATCTAATGCAACTCCGGCAATTCTTTCCTGTAAATTACGAATAATTAGGGTATCCAAGTCTAGTTTTTTCATGACTAATTGGACAATAATTCCTCCAATTAATGCCATAGGGAATAAAGGAATGGCTCCGGCCAACTCAAAACCCGTTTTTCCCCAGGTGAAAAATTCCAACAATCTGAGTAATTCTAAAATTATCCAGCCAATTAACACGGCTAAAGCCGTAAAACCAAAGTTCAAAGATAGGGGATCAACTAAAAGATTCTGCATTAGCCGGGCCCTTCTGGTTAAAACCCGATCACTCTCCAGATGAGCTGTAGGTTGAAATTGGGCATCCCCTGTGGTCACTTCCATCGGTATTTCTTGGATGTAATTATTTCTTCTGCCCCAATCGGCCAGCACCGTTCCAGCAATTACCCCTGTGACAATGCCCACCGTTGCTAACCCCAGGGCTAAATCTCCCCCATCGGGAAAGTCCAATCGATTAAAGGTTTCGGCCATCCCCGCCGCTGTTCCGTGGCCCCCCTCAAAACTGATTTCCACTAGAGCAGCAATAATGGGATCAACATCAAATAGGGGAATTAAAACCAATAAAGTTAACAGTATGGGCAGAACATATTGGCCCCAGGCAAGGGTCTGGCCAAAGGCTACCTGGGGAGCGGTTTTACGCCAAATTTCCTTCGGTTTGGGAATGGTTTCTCCGAGAAACAAAGCAGCAAAGACTATATTGATAAATACTCCGGGGGACTGGGCCCAGACTGTACGGGTAGTTTCGGGAAATACTCCCCCCGCCCAATAACTATCCGCGGGCACCCCCAAGGCCACGGCAATGGAACCGACAATGCCTGGCCCCAACACTAGGGCGATCGCCCCGGCAATAATCGATTCGGGTAAATACAGTTTTTGAAATAGTCTAATTTTTTGCTTGAGAAGCCTACCTACTAGGATTAAAATCGCTACGGTTATAAAGGCAAATAAAACATTAATTAAATTGAGCATTATCTAGTTTTAATGATGATCTTGAATGATTTTGCTTATTTTGTTTTTGTTGCAATGGCAAGCTCCATGAAAAAAGCATATCTCAAACAGAACTTTGATTTGAGCTGGATTATTGCCACCCCAGACATGGGGATATTAGTCAAACTGGTCTCCAGAATAACTCCCATGCTATCTTTTGCTGATTCGGTTTTTCCGCAAGTTTTCTGCAAGATTAGGTATAAACTTCTCCCTGCTATGACGGCAATTTGGTTTGTTCGGACTTAGTTTGGCGCCTAATTAACAAATCTTGATTTCCGGTTCGTTAGAGGACGTCAGAGAAACGCTCTGGTTCCCCTAATTATGGGGAGAATCCGAGCATAAAGTACCCCAGCATTGTTGGAGCTTTAGTAGGGAGATTTAGGCGGGAGATATGGAATTTTCAGATATTCCCTTGACTCTATCTTCTTTTTGCCCAGGGGATTTTGGACAAATTACTAGGGCAGTCTCCTCCGCAACCCATAGGCAAAAATAGATGACCAGTTCTTATCGTCAATTAACAAATTCAAGACGATGGTGGCACCGGCTCTAATGTTGAAAATAGTTACGGACAATTTCGATGATTTTTTGGCTAGCGCTACCGTCTCCAAAGGGATTGATGGCGTTGGCCATCTGTGCGTAGGCCTGGGGTTCACTCAGCAATTGCCCTGCAGCTTTGGTAACAGTGGCCGGATCAGTTCCCACTAATTTGGCAGTTCCAGCGGCGATCGCCTCTGGCCGTTCCGTTGTTTCCCGCAACACCAACACAGGTTTTCCCAAACTAGGAGCCTCTTCCTGAAGACCACCGGAATCCGTCAACAGTAAGTAACAATGCTGAATTGCCCCCACCAATTGGGCGTAATCCAATGGTTCTGTCAGAAAAACCCGGGGATGATTACCCAAAGCTTTTTGAATCGGTTCCCGGACAGTGGGATTACGGTGCATGGGTAGTAGCAAAGCAGTGTCGGGATACTGAGCCAGAATTTGCGTAAAACTGGTCAAAATATCCTGTAGCGGTTCACCCCAATTTTCCCGGCGATGTACAGTGGCGAGTAAAACCCGATGCTTTTGCCAGTCCAAGCCCGGAATAGGACAGGCCGGCTTTTGCCCTGCCACCGTCAATAAAGCATCAATGACCGTATTACCAGTTAAATGTATTTCTCCGGTCACGTCCGATCGCCGTAAATTCTCCACCGCCAAGGTAGTGGGAGCAAAATGTAACTGGGCTAGCTGGGAAATTAAACGACGGTTGGCTTCCTCTGGGTAGGGGTTAAACAAATTATCGGTGCGTAGGCCGGCTTCCACATGGCCGATGGGAATTTGTTGGTAAAAGGCCGCCAGGGCAGCGGCAAAGGCAGTGGTGGTATCCCCTTGTACAATTACCAATTGGGGCGGTCTTTCTCGCCAAAGTTGTCCCAATCCTCCCAAACAGCCCTGGGTGATGTCCGTCAGGGTTTGCCCTGGTTGCATAATTTCTAGGTCCGTGTCCGCTGATAATGCGAACAAATCCATTACCTGTTGCACCATTTCCCGATGTTGCCCCGTTAGCAACACTTGGGTTTTCATATCGGGCTGGGCTAGAAAAGCACGAATAACCGGAGCCAATTTAATTGCTTCGGGACGGGTACCCAAGGTAATACAAACCGATAGGGGAGATACAGACATAGGCCACCAACACAGATAATCCCAGGTTAACTGAGAGGGGCCCCAGGGAAATCTGCTTTGGGCAAAATTAAGCAAATTTTCTAGCTCACCATAACTTGGTGCTCTCCCAAATTCTGGGTCAAAATGGGAAGAAATTACAATGATTGCCTAGTCCATACCCCTAAACCCATGAAGCCGATGCGGGAATTCTCCCCCCAAATCTGTCCTGTGCCCCTGGAGCAACAGCCCGTCAATGAATACGAAGCGCTCAGATCCGCCTGGCT containing:
- a CDS encoding HlyD family efflux transporter periplasmic adaptor subunit, yielding MNSPIQENATQRNGHSPKTMDAGTLADVKEQEKAAKTPVPLTSNSSLFQPEQAIVMRQSPMWARGIAIAIMGVTVVAVTWASIATIEQVIPATGQLKPIETVKDINAPLNGVVKEVLVENNRKVKKGEVLVVMDSSSTQAELTAAQNIRAKILQENAFYRTLLQNGLEGSALQNAVTQLNLPWEVVALANNRVALINENELYRLQLGLRNGGGNLNAEQLSRLEMARFELGSRVTAAELEIRQIEKQLQQASSQLRSERTQLQEDQKILTGLLGRNEAALVEAEKSLAIEAGIVNSMTPLLEEGALARLQVEKQQQSLNDRTQQLIEQKVNTVVEVDRQKQQIESRQAEIQRLETEQTRLQSLISQAQARLANTSAVTDKDIYDRLADNNKRLAEIDSQITKIIVDNDKRLNELNGQIERAKVNLGYQEITSPVDGVVFDLKATPGYVTPPNQTEPLMKIIPTDNLIAEVDVTNKDIGFVRTGMPVDVRIDSFPYSEFGGVNGEVEYVGSDALPPDQTYQFYRFPVRVKLDSQELVSQGREIPLQSGMSVTANIRVREKRTVMSIFTELFTKKIESLETVR
- a CDS encoding ubiquinol-cytochrome c reductase iron-sulfur subunit, whose translation is MVKRRKLISYAAFSTAIAVITGCFGGNSSNGQGQTVNVGTMADLKAKGQLKGNTPKGPVMVVPNGNSGQISAVNPTCTHNGCQVDWKKANGKFVCPCHGAEFAATGKVLKGPATKDLPTYATQVSGNNILVKA
- the bcp gene encoding thioredoxin-dependent thiol peroxidase — protein: MATALEINQPAPAFSAPNAEGKIVSSADFLGQWLVLYFYPKDNTPGCTTEAVDFSEKLPEFAAMDAVIVGVSPDSSASHCKFIDKHKLTIQLLSDPDHQLALAYGAWGPKKFMGKEYEGIIRSTFLINPEGHIAHIWPNVRVKGHVEKVLGKLQQLKGAD
- a CDS encoding M56 family metallopeptidase gives rise to the protein MHSILFAIAVLIAFGLRWAIRCWPGGLSWSIALAFFALPPLLLISTSMAIAWMGCGWMFGLPASMGSHFLAWLFLFWTAVCVAHLAWQTWQTLAAVKIHPLADWQGQKIRLLDTPFPYSAQVGLWSPELVVSQGLLKLLSPEQVNAVLAHENAHRFYRDTWTFFWLGCLRRLTFWLPETESLWQELLWQRECRADRHGAKNCDPLVLAEALALVAQNSMLANPIPLAVPFSGQQDRLLARIDQLLGFSITPDSHRLASWVGSFLLLAIAILPLILIPLHIK
- a CDS encoding BlaI/MecI/CopY family transcriptional regulator, producing the protein MSWIPPYRPQQLSLGPLEQEILQILWQLGQATVKDIHDRILSDPDRELAYSSVTTVLNRLTKKGWLVCHRQGKAFIWTARVSAEQAKAVQSYEQLQQFLAISNPDVVAAFADSLDTASIDQLTAIADRLRAARQQRQEEK
- the cobM gene encoding precorrin-4 C(11)-methyltransferase → MDSQNSSFSPAVYFVGAGPGDPDLLTIKGQKLLQAADLVLYADSLVPKQMLADVRPQAECIATGSKTLETILPLMITAVRQGKIVVRLHSGDLTLYSAIHEQMQALGEADIPFVCVPGISAFQAAAAILNCELTVPDVVQTIVLTRISGAASAVPEREELASLAYHQASLGLYLAARHVEKAQNQLLEHYPADTPVAVCFRVGWPDEKIWLVPLAEMAALSLRENLIRTTLYLISPALKTDLPRRSRLYHPDHSHLFRPVRPLS
- a CDS encoding DUF6883 domain-containing protein, giving the protein MKLAQDSIITQEKLTDYLLKRLPKDDKSQYLARAGYTRSNWRQLEQDLRQQILTLDAIPTGKTQFGQKYEIIGFLKGPNGKCLNVKTIWIVTETDTRLVTLLPA
- a CDS encoding glycosyltransferase family 2 protein; this encodes MIVQNEAAFLGDCLASVADLVDEIVIADTGSTDNTVAIATQAGAKVITVPWEDDFALARNQVLAATSGDWVLVLDADERLNTLIKDGIEKAIAMDNALVVNLMRHELGSNQSPYSLVSRLFRRHPAVRFNRAYHETIDDSVLALLAQEPDWQVIDLPGVAILHQGYSPTLLKQRSKTQRAKNLLEKAMEDNPQDPYLSSKLGALYCSLGDEKEGVKLLKQGLKRNTASAPVRFELHYHLANAYRRQQKWELARKHYEKALDEEILLPLKLGALINYGAFLQDLGELAEAVKIYQTVIHIDPSQAIAFFNLAMIYKAQGNLIEAIKGYQQAIGLQPDYAEAYQNLAVTSFKAGLIQESVDAFQQAIALYEQRQSPEAERLRKNLQEMGLI
- the aroH gene encoding chorismate mutase, with translation MVDWKVRAIRGATTVSENTSEAIRDAVCELLDAIEANNACPPEDIVSVTFSVTPDLDAIFPAAIARQRPRWENVPLLDVQQMYVKGSLERCIRVLIHVNSQSPQSEMYHAYLRQARSLRPDWHLARF
- a CDS encoding sodium/glutamate symporter, yielding MLNLINVLFAFITVAILILVGRLLKQKIRLFQKLYLPESIIAGAIALVLGPGIVGSIAVALGVPADSYWAGGVFPETTRTVWAQSPGVFINIVFAALFLGETIPKPKEIWRKTAPQVAFGQTLAWGQYVLPILLTLLVLIPLFDVDPIIAALVEISFEGGHGTAAGMAETFNRLDFPDGGDLALGLATVGIVTGVIAGTVLADWGRRNNYIQEIPMEVTTGDAQFQPTAHLESDRVLTRRARLMQNLLVDPLSLNFGFTALAVLIGWIILELLRLLEFFTWGKTGFELAGAIPLFPMALIGGIIVQLVMKKLDLDTLIIRNLQERIAGVALDLVVITALASIKLQVLGNNLPVFLSLSLVGIVWNILAFVYLAPRILPSYWFERGIGDMGQSMGVTATGILLIKMVDPHNRTGAFESFAYKQLFFEPIVGGGLFTAAAPTLIRQFGLVPMLISTSGLLAFWLIFGFWNYKVIKQEMIAEADSPNPVS